ACACCTGAACGGTGGAACCGCCACAGCACCTCTGGGACGCTCGGCTCCGAGTCCCTGACTGTTGGTACAGACCTGTGAGGATGTGGATTTACTGTTGGACTGTTGAGGCGCAGTGCTGTCAGGGTTTGAGCTCGGCTTTGTCAATAAATGGACTTCAGAAAAACAGCGTCACGTGTCTTTTACACTGAAGTCTTGGAAGATGTTTGGATCTCGGCACATGCTGAGAACCAATCAGAACCACCTGGGCCAccttctgaaacgctgctcctgctggaaacaggTTCTGACGGACGCTgctccgcctccgccgccaCCAGGACTGTTCTGAGACCAGAGGTCCAAGAACAAACCAGCGAGTCTGAACCGAAACCACAAACCACCCGAGAATGAGGAACCCGAGCTGTGCTGACACgaacagagaccaggaaccaCTCTGTCAGTGGAACCCGCTGTCTGAGAAGAAAGGTTCCCTGTGAGCTCAAACGGTCCGGGGGTCGTCCCTGGAggacagaacccagaaccagaaGAGCCCGGCAGCTCCGGATCCATCTCCAGGTTCTACTTCACGTTCCCTCCTCCTGTTAATgaagaacaggaggagcagTAGCTCCGCCACGCTGCTGTGGTCTTTGGGTTCTCATGAGGTTCTCTTTGCCTCGTGGTCCAGACAGGGACATGGACACCGCAGTCAGTCTGTCCGTCTCAGAGTTTCACCAACCAGAACACTGAGAACCAGGATAATCAAACAGCGAGACAGAAGAACCCTTCACCTTTTaatcatttacacacacacacacacacacacaggtgagcgCTGAGAGCTCGGCTCTCCTTCAGTCCATCATAGAGGACGATGTCCGTCCCCTTGGTCCTCAGGCTGGCGTTTCAGGGACGCCTCGGAGCGGACGCTGTGCTTCATGGCCTTCTGCAGGACCCAGGTCAACATGTGGACTCCCACAAAGGCCCCACCTGCAGCCCAGAACCAGTTCCTCCGGATCCAGGACTGAGACCTCATGACGGgactgagagacagagacagacagagagagctgCTGTAGGTCAGACTGCTGGAGGACCTCTTTGCTGTCTCGCGGAGCCGGAGTACCTGGCGTGGTCACTTGCTGTTGGGGGCAGCGGGAGGCGAGACGTAGGACACGATGGCGGGCTCCGGGACGGCgtcgtctctgtgtctctgcagcagcgggTGTGTCTTCAGATTGTACCAGCCCCAGTGGATCAGGCCCAGACTGCTGCCCATCACAATCAACACCTTATAGTTCTGCCACAACTTCCGTAAAGCCATGGCGGAGCTGGAAAACACCGGGACCACACCGTGAAGACAGACGCCGCTGTCCTGACAGCTGGACAGAAGGCTGACttccacacattcacacaataaGATGCAGACTTCAGGATCACTGGCTGTTTTGTTGCAAACAGTTCTCTGAAATAACATGGATGATAGTTAAGTAAAGGTAGCTCAGATCATTAAGGTAACGGATTAAATAAAGGCAACAGATCATTAGTTAAAGGTAACTCAGATCATTACATCAAGGCAGCAGATTAAATAAAGGTAACTCGGATCACTAGGTAAAGTTAACTCAGATCACGAGTTAAAGGTCACTCGGATCACGAGCTGAGGTGACGGGTTAAGTCTCGGTAACTCGGAGGCGGGAGGCGGAGCGCTGTGCTGGGggaaagagcagcagagagcggATCACCTTCAGCAGCGGACTGTGTCACCGGGGTCCTCCACCAtgtttcttcttcgtcttcttcttccgGAACACCCGCTACGTCACACATTGGTTGTACGCCATTTCCGCTATCTTCTCCTTCCACCGCTTGAAGCgacatctttctttcttccgGACCAGCCGCTGATGAACGGCTCCGGTTATCCGCTGTTCTTCCGGTTCTCTCTGAAACGTCGCTCTGAtctgcagagctgaaaacagACGTTCCTGGTCGAGAACCGGAAGAGGCGGGTCTAACGATCCGCAccctgcctctgattggctttgCCTCTGATAGACGGCaacatcagccaatcagcgggCAGTACATCAGCCCACTGCGATTCCTGTTATCATTGAAAAGAAGATGACTTTCTTATTCTAAACACGTTTTACACGGTTCAGCTATTCAGAAGGAACCAGCGGCCAACCTGCAGAGGCAGGAACTGCCTGGTGAAATGTTAGGTATGCTCCCCTTTATCTGGAATACCTGCTTTCTCTGTATTAGAGGACGTTTTTAAACACATCAAGCACTTtaaccaccacacacacacacacacacacacacacacacacacacacacacacacacacacacacacacacacatctcagaggCGTGTGTAATCAATGAGTTTATTCAGACAATCTTCACAGCAGCACGCCGCCGAACATCTGGAGTTACTGTAATTCCTCCAACAAGCACGAGAAACAGGAAGCATGGCCAGAAAACAGTCTCTTCTGGAGGAAACGGCAGACATGGAGCTCAGGAACCTGAactctgcagcagagacagatgCTGCAGGACCTCAGACGGCTTCATCCTCCACCCCCTGGTGTTGCAAGGTGCTCCAAACCGCCCTGATGGACGGCCGGCGGCAAAACTCAAACTAGTGAACAAACCACAAAAAGCTGAAGCTTACACTTACGGCATAACCTGACTTCCTGTTTAACATGTTGAAAAGTCAACAGAAGTTGAGTAACTGCTGCTTCCCGCCGCTCCTCCACTGATGTGAATGTCTTCCTGGTCGGCTTCATCCAATCAAAGTGACGATTTCCTCATCAGGTCAGAGCTGCTCGACAAATCCTCATCAGGAAGTTAAAACTCTACAGAGGTGAGTGTTGCTATGCACGGTGGATGAAATGTGCTGGACCAATCAGACGGGGTCTGctgcgccacacacactccactgacCAGCCGCCAGAAAGAGCGTGGTTATTCACCAGAGCCTGGTCTGAAAGCGGTCCAGGGACCTCCAAAGGTTTCtgtctactctactctactctactctactctactctactctactctactctactcgtGACATCTAAACACTGACTATTCAGAGCTAAATAAGGTTTGACTGTAACAATGAAGCTGCTTTCCTCATCCTGTCATCCGAGGCCTCAGCAGGAGTCAGAACCTCCCCTGTCTGAGTTCCTACACTGAAAAAGCCACGCTTCCTTTAGGTGTGGCAGCCATACGGCTTGTCGGCGTGAAATCTCAAGTGCCGCTTCAGCTGGAAGGTCAGCTTGAAGGATTTCCCACAAACGTGACATTCAACACAGGACTTCCCCGTGCCGGGGTCAGTGTGGCGCTCCGGCTCTGCAGGATCCTCCACGCAGCCATGGTTCTGTGGAGAACCCGGCTCCCTCTCCCGGCTCGGACCGGGACCCGGCTCCCTCTCCCGGCTCAGACCCGGACCGGGACCCGGCTCCCTCTCCCGGCTCGGACCGGGACCCGGCTCCCTGACCCGGCTCGGACCCGGACCGGGACCCGGCTCCCTCTCCTGGCTCGGACCGGGACCCGGCTCCCTCTCCCGGCTCGGACCGGGACCCGGCTCCCTGACCTGGCTTGGACCGGGACCTGGCTCCCTCTCCCGGCTCGGACCCGGACCGGGACCCGGCGGCCTCCTCTGCGCCGGGACCAGCAGGTCATCACAGAGAAGCTGAAGGTCTGGAAGGAggaaagagcagcagctgaaggttcACCTGGTAAATTCATCTGGAACCACAAAACCTGCTGAGCCTtcagatgaagagaaacacagacacacatgaagATGCGTTTCTGCAGTCTGCACAGGACTGTAGGGAAGGACGGCACTGAAGCGAGCCCTGTGGAGCCGGCTGCCTCTGTGAGGCTCACTTCAGCCCCGGTGCTGggatccaccgtaaacagctaaacatggaggatgctgtaggactcagaggctctcattttcccccgacagataattcgcgtgcatgattaaaggggcgtggcttggtcgctcatgaaagcagagggagggtggaaaaaaacctctctttcaaaactccggacacgagctttaatggaGAAACTCTGCACCGATCTGATGGTCAGTCAATCCCTGGTTTGTTGTTTCCTTGGCTTATTGTTGTCTTTCCATTTTATTATGAAAGGTGTTACTTTTGTTTAATATGTTTTCTCTGGTGGGAGAACTGATCCTCCTTAATGGAATAAAacgtgtgaatgttgtgtgtctgtctaaatgtttgatgtttgttgGTACTGTTTGTATTCTATaatcttaataaaaaaaacgtgtgtgtgaCTGGAGAGGAATGGGTTTTTTGTGCACAAAGAAAAATTCTCTGATCTTTGAATTGAGCTCGTAAAAACTGGGAGCAGAACAACAGTGTTAGTATTTGTGCTCCATCTTGTAGCCTTCACAGAGCTGGGTGTGGATGGAGCTCTGTCTGGACTGAGTGTGCAGTCTGCAGCTACTTCACGGTCCTCACGTCCATCGTTTATGTTTATGGATTAATTTATAACGGATGCAACctctgtgaagctgctgtcacCGAGTCCCACACCAAGCTGTCTGCAGCCTGTTCAgcatggaggatgctggagaTGAGAGGAACACCGAGGACCACAACAGAGCGGATCCGTTTGTTTTGATGGACGGAGGCGCCATGGGAAACCTGGCCTGGGCCAGCACTGAGCCTGGacccgggtccgggtccgggccTGCGTGCGGGTGTTTTTACCGCTAACGTGCAGCCGGATGTTGGGGTTCCACACCACGTCGATCAGCCTGCGCTGGCGGTCCAGCTCCGTCTTGTAGCCGTCCACGGTTCGCTCAAACGCGGAGCAGATATCATCAGAAACAGCGGTCAGGCTCCGGATGATGGACTGTCTGAGTGCTTCCTTGGAGGGCAGCATCGTTTCTTTCCACAAGTGGAGAATTAATCTGAATTTGTACCTGGAGAATTTTCACTGCAGACCCGACCCCGCTCTGCGAGCACTTCCGCTCAAACAGTGCCACTTCCggtcccttcttcttctgtggtgttgtACGTTTGTGTCCCATTGGTCGCAttgccgccccctgctggtcgtTATATCTCCATCTTCTTTATCGCAGTGTTTTTCCCATCCAAGCCGTTTCTTTTAGGAATCTGATCagaagtcctcctcctcctccttccattcCCTCTCGCCTTCATCCGGCCATCATTTTCGCTCTTTCTTGGCATATTTGCTGCATTTCACTAAAACACGCTGTCCTGTTTGTGGCTCTTGTCATTCACCACAGAGTCCTGCTGATGTTTCCCACtcccacttcctgttggatCCTGTAAAGCTGTCGTccccttttctccttttcttatCTGCAGAGTTTTAAAACAGAAGAACAACAAATATGTACTTTGTAATCAAAAATCTCTCTTTTTACAGCACTGGATGGATAATGGAATATGGTCAGTACGCCACCTACTGGACAACAGTGGTAAATGTTATCTCTGAAGATCTTTGTCACACCTACAGACCTGCAGAAAGTCTGAATTTAAAAAGGTGTGCAATGCAATCCCTCAAACTGTTAAACCCGCAGGTGTCAGGGTGCAGAATATTCTATTAAGGCGAGGGAACGCCTTCTATAGTGTGCGCACGGGTTATTAAAGCGCCCAGGGATAAATAAGGCGTTCCCTTGCTTTAATAAATTGAGCACACCTCTATGTTCTTGATGAGGCTCGTGGTCTGAGATGATGCATGCTGTTCACGCAAACGCAGCACAGTGACTGGCAAAGGAAACAATGGAAATGATTTATgctattttgttttattttcatattgagGTAACATAAAGGGTGAGAAATACTTGCTTCACTTGCATCCAATGGATTCATATTGAGTCTAAaagccagcacacactacaggcTGAATTTTgccccatctcctcctcccagtcgaAGCCGACAAGGTGTCGGCAGTATGCAGTTGAGTTCGGGTCcgtgtgtggtgtgttcagagattttttttccggtcggagccgcTTGGGAGGCATCGggaggggagatcgtagataacgaacatgtttaatatttccaatTCCGAAAATTCCTGTTGTGTGTGGCGCCCTGCagaggagccgatcagctgagagccaacctgtccacaccctcggaataaacctctctgattggatggatcaagcatggaggtttacctaggctaacagagactgagtctgtccatagtgctcaaagcattagacaaaagtcaatgggtaaaaagcttaacacctgtacaagacagaataactcttccagtaggaaatacataaaatgtggtctactaaacattagagcaatctccactaaatctctgttagttaatgaccttatcggtgacaaaaacattgatctccttgctctaacagaaacttggctccagcaagatgattatgtgaggctcaatgaatgtacccctccaacctatgttaatttccaaacagctagatcaacaggtggaggtggaggtgtggcagtgatttcccactccagtcttcttcttaaacccaaaactaatgttaaattcaactcttttgaaagcttaatactaacgcttacttgtccaaattggaagaatcaaaaagctgtgctattaattattgtgtatcgacctcctggtccttactctgactttttaactgagttctcagagtttttaagcaatatagtattgactcataacaagatccttataataggtgactttgtggatgattctggtgacagtttgaggaatgcgtttattgcagtattagatagtatcggtttcactcaaaatgttgatgaatccactcatagtcacaagcacaccctggatctggtcttaacatatgggatagaggtcagggacctaaatgttctccctcagaaccctatactctcagaccattttttaattacttttcaggttttgattgaagactactgtgctcaaaaagataaaattcagctgatacggacattatctgaaaaatctgtggctcggtacaaagaattgatccagcctgcatttgctgcattatctagtgaactcacagaaatgagcttattgaccagtggtgataatagtgatcagtttgttgacagcgctatgcactcactaaaatctgcccttgacgtagtggctccgttgcagctgaaaaccaatcgacccaggcgcgttgctccatggtttaattctgaaacccgtgttctcaaacaaaaaactcggcaattagacagactgtggcgtaaatctaaatcagaacaatctctgaaggcctggaaatgtagcttgctaagctataaacaaactctttttaaagccaagacattatattactctcgtttaatagaaataaacaaaaataaccctcggtttctattcaacactgtagccagactgacaaacagtcatactgtagtggaaccagtaatcccagaatctttaaactgccatgactttcttaaattctttaatgataaaatcataaccattagaggtaaaatcagtgaagcgctttcctcagatcaagctcagggaatccagccactgcctccacctgaaatacctgaaatactagatagtttctcatcagtagatggggctgagattacttcgattgtaatgtcttctaaaacctcgacctgtctcctagatccaattccaactaagcttttcaaagatattcttccagttatcttaaatacgatcataactataataaatacgtctctagaaattggctatgtgccacagtcatttaaattcgcagtaatcaaaccactgctgaaaaaacctaatctcgatcctgatattctagctaactacagaccgatatcaaatctgccttttatttcaaaagtcctggaaaaagtcgtggttaaacagctttaccgccacctacaggacaatagtttatttgagaaatgtcagtcaggatatagagcttatcacagcactgagactgcgttagttaaagtcactaatgacttgctgttggcggctgacgcaggtctagtctcaatcctggttctcctagacctcagtgcagcttttgatacaatcgaccacaatattctcctgcagaggttagaatgtgaggtcggcatcagaggaaaagccctctgctggttcaaatcctatttatctaataggtaccaatttgttcacgttaaccaacagtcctcaccgtgctcccaggtcagttatggggttcctcaagggtccgtgctcgggccaattttatttctgttgtatatgcttcctttagggaacataattagaagtcacgatatcaattttcattgctatgcagatgacacacaactgtatttatctatgaaacctgatcaaactaatcaaatagacagactcagtgactgtatcagagaaattaaatcctggatgactacgaactatctccgtctgaatcctggcaaaacagaggtcattatactaggcccccataaactgagagagtgtctatctgaacagattatcaccttagataacgtcagtgtatcctcctcctctactgtcaggaacctcggggtcttatttgatcaggatatctcctttaaagcacacatcaacctggcttgtaaaacagcatatttccacttgcgcaacatagctaaaataagaaacattctacctagaagcaatgcagaaaaactcatccatgcatttgtttctactagattggactactgcaactcccttctcgcagcctgcccaaaaagtgtattaaaaaactttcagttggttcaaaatgcggccgccagaatattaactggaactagaagacgtgaacacattactcccgttctaaaatctcttcactggcttccagtcgagtttagagttagatttaaaatccttctcctcacttacaaaatcctaaatgggatggctccaacctatctccaagatgctttaacgccttatcaaccaatcagagcacttcgctctcaaaatgcagggttactggtgactcctagggtctctaaatggacactaggtggaagagcctttagctatcaggcaccgtttttatggaaccagcttccaagtggtgtcaaagaggcagacacagtctccacatttaaggtgaggctcaagacgtttctcttcgatgcagcctatgat
The nucleotide sequence above comes from Salarias fasciatus chromosome 6, fSalaFa1.1, whole genome shotgun sequence. Encoded proteins:
- the LOC115390340 gene encoding zinc finger protein 219-like isoform X1, which translates into the protein MLPSKEALRQSIIRSLTAVSDDICSAFERTVDGYKTELDRQRRLIDVVWNPNIRLHVSDLQLLCDDLLVPAQRRPPGPGPGPSREREPGPGPSQVREPGPGPSREREPGPGPSQEREPGPGPGPSRVREPGPGPSREREPGPGPGLSREREPGPGPSREREPGSPQNHGCVEDPAEPERHTDPGTGKSCVECHVCGKSFKLTFQLKRHLRFHADKPYGCHT
- the LOC115390340 gene encoding zinc finger protein 219-like isoform X2 is translated as MLPSKEALRQSIIRSLTAVSDDICSAFERTVDGYKTELDRQRRLIDVVWNPNIRLHVSDLQLLCDDLLVPAQRRPPGPGPGPSREREPGPGPSREREPGPGPSQEREPGPGPGPSRVREPGPGPSREREPGPGPGLSREREPGPGPSREREPGSPQNHGCVEDPAEPERHTDPGTGKSCVECHVCGKSFKLTFQLKRHLRFHADKPYGCHT
- the LOC115390340 gene encoding zinc finger and SCAN domain-containing protein 25-like isoform X4, giving the protein MLPSKEALRQSIIRSLTAVSDDICSAFERTVDGYKTELDRQRRLIDVVWNPNIRLHVSDLQLLCDDLLVPAQRRPPGPGPGPSREREPGPGPSQVREPGPGPSREREPGSPQNHGCVEDPAEPERHTDPGTGKSCVECHVCGKSFKLTFQLKRHLRFHADKPYGCHT
- the LOC115390340 gene encoding zinc finger and SCAN domain-containing protein 25-like isoform X3 translates to MLPSKEALRQSIIRSLTAVSDDICSAFERTVDGYKTELDRQRRLIDVVWNPNIRLHVSDLQLLCDDLLVPAQRRPPGPGPGPSREREPGPGPSQVREPGPGPSREREPGPGPSQEREPGSPQNHGCVEDPAEPERHTDPGTGKSCVECHVCGKSFKLTFQLKRHLRFHADKPYGCHT